A stretch of Aspergillus nidulans FGSC A4 chromosome VI DNA encodes these proteins:
- a CDS encoding putative AP-1 adaptor complex subunit beta (transcript_id=CADANIAT00010050): MAMNRIRGAFAVPRKGETFELRAGLVSQYAYERKEAIQKTIMAMTLGKDVSALFPDVLKNIATSDLEQKKLVYLYLMNYAKSHPDLCILAVNTFVQDSEDPNPLIRALAIRTMGCIRVDKMIDYMEEPLRKTLRDESPYVRKTAAICVAKLFDLGPAMCLENGFLEMLQEMIGDPNPMVVANSVTALSEIHHAAPETQALQVTPNTLRKLLMALNECTEWGRVTILTTLSEYRTSAVNEAEQICERVAPQFQHANPSVVLAAVKTVFLHMKIINAELSKNYLKKMAPPLVTLVSSAPEVQYVALRNIDLLLQKQPDILNKELRVFFCKYNDPPYVKFQKLEIMVRIANDRNFDQLLAELREYALEVDMDFVRRAVKAIGQVAIKIESACEKCVNTLLDLINTKVNYVVQEAIVVIKDIFRKYPGYEGIIPTLCKCIDELDEPNARAALIWIVGEYAEKISNAGDILAGFVEGFNEEFSQVCSIHILRKPSSHINGQWQTQLQILTAVVKLFLKRPDKAQGLVQKVLQAATAENDNPDVRDRAYVYWRLLSNTSDPDAARNIVLSKKPPIVTTIHSLPPALLEQLLTELSTLASVYHMPPEQFVGQGRFGADAVQKAAIEEQLQNARENPLAAAAAAAVDGTAAPQQQNNVENLLDIDFDGTAPASAHKEPGGGVSGLDGLAGTPVRVDSPAGGAPSGSNNLDDLLGVFGDNVQSSTGAHAPPTGGAGADLLNGFSGLDLSGNMSSPPPASQSSQPKKTNEDILSLF; the protein is encoded by the exons atggcgatgaACAGAATTCGCGGCGCCTTTGCGGTGcccagaaaaggagagacGTTCGAGTTGCGAGCCGGTCTTGT CTCACAGTACGCCTACGAGAG AAAGGAGGCGATTCAGAAGACGATCATGGCCATGACTCTAGGAAAGGATGTATCCGCTCTTTTCCCCGATGTCCTCAAGAATATTGCGACCTCCGACTtggagcagaagaagctggtaTACCTTTATCTGAT GAATTACGCCAAATCACATCCTGACCTCTGTATCCTTGCCGTAAACACCTTCGTACAAGACTCCGAGGACCCAAATCCGCTCATTAGGGCACTCGCCATCCGGACAATGGGGTGTATCCGAGTGGATAAGATGATTGATTATATGGAAGAGCCACTTCGAAAGACGCTGCGGGACGAGTCGCCGTACGTACGAAAGACCGCTGCTATCTGTGTTGCCAAGCTATTCGACTTGGGACCAGCCATGTGCTTGGAGAATGGATTCCTTGAAATGCTTCAAGAGATGATTGGCGACCCGAATCCAATGGTTGTGGCCAATTCGGTAACGGCTCTTTCTGAGATTCATCATGCTGCACCGGAGACTCAGGCCCTTCAAGTAACCCCAAACACTCTACGGAAGCTCCTGATGGCGTTGAACGAGTGCACTGAGTGGGGCCGAGTCACAATCCTCACGACACTGTCTGAGTACAGAACCAGCGCTGTAAACGAAGCAGAGCAGATCTGCGAGCGAGTTGCACCCCAGTTCCAGCACGCAAACCCTAGTGTGGTTCTCGCTGCTGTCAAAACAGTCTTCTTGCATATGAAAATAATCAATGCGGAGCTATCGAAAAACTACCTCAAGAAGATGGCCCCTCCGCTAG TGACCTTAGTATCATCTGCTCCCGAAGTGCAATATGTCGCCTTACGCAATATCGATCTTTTGCTCCAAAAGCAGCCGGACATCCTTAACAAAGAGCTCCGCGTTTTTTTCTGCAAGTACAACGACCCACCTTATGTCAAGTTTCAAAAGCTCGAAATCATGGTGCGGATAGCCAACGACCGAAACTTCGACCAGCTACTAGCAGAACTGAGGGAGTACGCCCTGGAGGTGGACATGGATTTCGTCCGCCGCGCGGTCAAGGCGATTGGCCAGGTTGCAATCAAGATCGAAAGCGCTTGTGAGAAGTGTGTCAATACTTTGCTCGATCTGATCAACACCAAGGTCAACTACGTGGTGCAGGAAGCCATTGTGGTgatcaaggatatcttccGTAAATACCCCGGCTACGAAGGAATCATTCCAACGCTTTGCAAGTGCATCGATGAATTAGATGAGCCGAATGCCCGGGCCGCCCTCATCTGGATTGTTGGGGAGTATGCTGAAAAAATTAGCAATGCAGGCGATATCTTGGCGGGATTCGTCGAAGGTTTCAATGAGGAATTTTCTCAGGTTTGTTCAATCCACATCTTGCGCAAGCCGAGCAGTCATATTAACGGACAATGGCAGACTCAGCTGCAAATCCTGACTGCTGTCGtgaagctgttcctgaaaCGCCCTGATAAGGCTCAAGGGCTAGTGCAGAAAGTTCTTCAGGCGGCAACGGCGGAGAACGACAACCCCGATGTCCGTGACCGAGCCTATGTCTACTGGCGCTTATTATCAAATACCAGTGACCCAGATGCTGCTAGGAACATTGTGCTCTCCAAAAAGCCTCCAATTGTTACCACTATCCATTCCcttcctcctgctcttctcgaGCAACTTCTTACTGAGCTTTCCACATTGGCTTCTGTTTACCACATGCCTCCCGAGCAGTTCGTTGGCCAGGGCCGTTTTGGTGCGGACGCTGTTCAGAAGGCTGCCATTGA GGAACAACTCCAGAATGCGCGCGAAAACCcgctggctgctgccgcggcggcggcagtTGATGGCACGGCcgctccgcagcagcagaacaatGTGGAGAACCTTCTGGATATCGATTTCGATGGCACTGCGCCTGCATCTGCTCACAAGGAACCAGGCGGTGGTGTGTCTGGTCTGGATGGTTTAGCTGGCACCCCCGTCCGTGTTGACTCTCCTGCAGGTGGTGCACCTTCAGGGAGCAATAACCTGGACGACCTCCTTGGCGTTTTTGGGGACAATGTCCAGTCCTCTACAGGCGCACATGCGCCTCCCACTGGTGGTGCGGGCGCTGACCTTCTCAATGGCTTTTCTGGGTTGGATCTTTCCGGCAACATGTCTTCACCGCCACCTGCGTCACAGTCCAGCCAGCCGAAGAAAACTAATGAGGACATCTTATCATTGTTCTAA